One Acinetobacter pullicarnis genomic region harbors:
- the catC gene encoding muconolactone Delta-isomerase, whose product MLFCVEMTVKIPLDSDPVKMDEIKRAEKARAIELQQSGKWPHLWRVTGQYSNISIFDVESNNELHELLMSLPLFPYMQMKVTALSTHPSSIR is encoded by the coding sequence ATGCTATTTTGCGTAGAAATGACCGTAAAAATTCCACTCGACAGCGATCCCGTCAAAATGGATGAAATTAAACGGGCGGAAAAAGCCCGTGCCATTGAATTACAGCAATCTGGAAAATGGCCACATTTATGGCGTGTAACAGGTCAATATTCCAACATCAGTATCTTTGATGTGGAAAGTAATAATGAATTACATGAGCTACTCATGAGTTTGCCTTTATTTCCTTATATGCAAATGAAAGTCACTGCGCTGTCTACTCACCCCTCTTCAATTCGCTAA
- a CDS encoding EthD domain-containing protein: MMIRIVYLLVKPTQMQKEQFDQECLRHFEMSVGIPGLHKYEVRLIESEPTDLHVPYFEVNGVDAIAECWFENEEQLQRYMDSDIRKDWFEHGKSFIGKLKPFITKAI; this comes from the coding sequence ATGATGATTCGTATTGTTTATCTCTTGGTTAAACCAACACAGATGCAGAAAGAACAATTTGACCAAGAATGCCTACGCCATTTTGAAATGTCAGTTGGCATTCCAGGACTGCACAAATATGAAGTTCGCTTAATTGAATCTGAGCCAACGGATTTACATGTGCCCTACTTTGAAGTCAATGGTGTCGATGCGATTGCTGAATGTTGGTTTGAAAACGAAGAACAGCTACAACGCTATATGGACTCTGATATTCGTAAAGACTGGTTTGAACACGGTAAAAGCTTTATTGGCAAACTTAAGCCATTTATTACCAAAGCGATTTAA
- a CDS encoding MFS transporter, giving the protein MTMLNWYKESDSNQKKTFWACYAGWALDSYDMQIFSFLLPVIMATWALTQTQVGFIGTVALVVTAIGGWIAGILADRYGRVKILMFTILWFTFFGVVAGFAQNYEQLLVARTLQGLGFGGEWAVGAALMAEAVSAKHKNKAVGFVQSGMALGWAGSVIVATVLISLLPPEWSWRVVLWTGVLPALIVIYIRRNVKESVEFVEKIKKNHNLIEKASIRSVFKKEHLRSTIFSSLLVVGLQAACYAILIWIPTLMNERGLSSSSKIVTILIMSMGAFAGFMFTAYLADKVGRKQTLIGMSILSWIVTVVYMLIAMNQYITLALGFFVGFSSIGMFAALGPFLSDLFPTHVRTTCMGFAYNVGKSLGALSVVGVGYLSTSIGLATSIGLFCLVAYALATLAILLIKVRPHAQVSVMTYEQTQEV; this is encoded by the coding sequence ATGACAATGTTAAATTGGTATAAGGAATCGGATTCCAACCAGAAAAAAACCTTTTGGGCATGTTATGCAGGTTGGGCTTTAGACTCCTATGACATGCAGATTTTCAGTTTTTTGCTGCCAGTAATTATGGCGACTTGGGCATTAACCCAAACACAAGTCGGATTTATTGGCACAGTTGCACTGGTGGTCACGGCGATCGGTGGATGGATAGCCGGGATTTTAGCGGATCGCTATGGCCGAGTAAAAATCCTAATGTTTACCATTTTATGGTTCACCTTTTTTGGGGTAGTCGCCGGCTTTGCACAAAACTATGAACAGCTTTTGGTTGCACGAACTTTACAAGGCTTAGGTTTTGGTGGTGAGTGGGCTGTTGGCGCAGCATTAATGGCTGAAGCTGTTTCTGCCAAGCATAAAAATAAAGCGGTTGGCTTTGTTCAATCTGGTATGGCACTCGGTTGGGCAGGCTCTGTGATCGTTGCAACTGTCCTAATTAGCCTACTCCCACCAGAATGGTCTTGGCGCGTGGTACTTTGGACAGGGGTGCTGCCTGCATTAATCGTGATTTATATTCGACGTAATGTAAAAGAATCGGTTGAATTTGTTGAAAAAATCAAGAAAAATCATAACTTAATTGAAAAAGCTTCGATTCGTTCAGTCTTTAAAAAGGAGCATCTACGCTCGACTATTTTCTCAAGTCTATTGGTGGTGGGCTTACAAGCTGCCTGCTACGCCATCTTGATCTGGATTCCAACCTTAATGAATGAGCGTGGACTCAGTTCCAGCTCTAAAATTGTCACCATTTTGATTATGTCCATGGGTGCTTTTGCAGGTTTTATGTTCACCGCTTATCTTGCAGATAAAGTGGGTCGTAAACAAACCCTCATCGGCATGTCGATTCTCAGTTGGATCGTGACAGTGGTGTATATGCTCATCGCAATGAATCAATATATTACCTTAGCATTGGGTTTCTTTGTCGGCTTCTCCTCTATTGGAATGTTCGCAGCACTGGGGCCATTTCTCAGTGATTTATTTCCAACGCATGTCCGCACCACCTGTATGGGCTTTGCCTATAACGTTGGAAAATCATTGGGCGCGCTGTCCGTGGTTGGTGTTGGCTATCTCTCAACCTCTATCGGTTTAGCCACATCAATCGGTTTATTTTGCTTGGTGGCCTATGCTTTAGCCACTCTTGCAATTCTTTTAATTAAAGTACGTCCACACGCACAAGTCTCAGTGATGACGTACGAGCAAACACAGGAAGTTTAA
- a CDS encoding 3-oxoacid CoA-transferase subunit B, which yields MNIQQKIELAQRVAKDIPEGSYVNLGIGLPTLVADYFAEKEVILHSENGILGQWTGAEVGQEDWDLINAGKEAITLKKGGAFFHHADSFGMMRGGHLNYCILGAFQISKQGDLANWHTGQPDAIPAVGGAMDLAMGAKNVYVMMEHLTKHGQSKILEQCSYPLTGLECVNRAYTDIGTFEFQAGKVFVLELVAAHTPEYVQSITAVDLDFSKLK from the coding sequence ATGAATATTCAACAAAAAATTGAACTTGCTCAACGTGTTGCCAAGGATATTCCCGAAGGTTCTTATGTCAATTTAGGCATTGGCTTACCCACCTTAGTGGCTGACTATTTTGCTGAAAAGGAAGTTATTTTACACAGTGAAAATGGGATCTTGGGTCAATGGACAGGTGCAGAGGTTGGCCAAGAAGATTGGGATTTAATCAATGCAGGTAAAGAGGCCATTACTTTAAAAAAAGGCGGAGCATTTTTCCATCATGCTGATTCTTTTGGAATGATGCGCGGTGGCCATCTGAATTATTGCATTTTAGGTGCATTTCAAATTTCTAAACAAGGAGATTTGGCCAATTGGCATACCGGTCAGCCTGATGCCATTCCTGCAGTTGGTGGTGCAATGGATCTAGCGATGGGCGCTAAAAATGTCTACGTCATGATGGAGCATTTAACCAAACATGGTCAGAGCAAAATTCTAGAACAATGTAGCTACCCCCTCACTGGTTTGGAATGCGTCAATCGGGCCTATACCGATATCGGAACCTTTGAGTTTCAAGCTGGAAAAGTATTTGTACTCGAACTGGTTGCGGCACATACACCTGAATATGTTCAAAGTATTACTGCTGTCGACTTGGATTTTTCCAAGCTGAAATAG
- a CDS encoding 3-oxoacid CoA-transferase subunit A has product MINKIFNSAKDIVKDIHDGATIAVGGFGGSGMPDQLIDALIEQGAKDLTIVSNNAGNGDQGLAALLKAHQVRKLICSFPRQKDAYVFEDLYRNKAIELEIVPQGTLAERLRAAGCGIGGFYTRTGYGTLLSENKETKQIDGKNYIFEKALAVDYALIYAKTSDRWGNLIYNKAARNFAPVMAMAAKTTIVAVDQICELGDLDPEIIITPGIFVDRVILKTTSGANS; this is encoded by the coding sequence ATGATCAATAAAATTTTCAATTCAGCCAAGGATATAGTCAAAGACATCCACGATGGGGCAACCATTGCAGTGGGCGGCTTTGGTGGCTCAGGAATGCCTGATCAACTCATTGACGCCCTGATCGAACAGGGTGCAAAAGATTTAACCATCGTCAGTAACAATGCGGGTAATGGTGACCAAGGTCTAGCTGCACTTCTCAAAGCACATCAAGTACGTAAACTAATTTGTTCATTTCCGCGTCAAAAAGATGCTTATGTTTTTGAAGACTTGTATCGCAATAAAGCCATCGAACTCGAAATCGTGCCTCAAGGTACTTTAGCAGAGCGTCTCAGAGCTGCAGGTTGTGGAATTGGTGGTTTTTATACCCGTACAGGCTATGGCACGCTGCTTTCAGAAAACAAAGAAACCAAACAAATTGATGGCAAAAACTACATTTTTGAAAAAGCCTTAGCGGTTGATTACGCACTCATTTATGCCAAAACTAGCGATCGTTGGGGCAATCTAATCTACAACAAAGCAGCCCGTAATTTTGCGCCAGTAATGGCGATGGCGGCCAAAACCACAATCGTCGCAGTCGATCAAATTTGTGAACTGGGTGATTTAGATCCTGAGATTATTATTACCCCAGGGATCTTTGTAGATCGTGTCATTTTAAAAACCACGTCAGGAGCTAATTCATAA
- a CDS encoding LysR family transcriptional regulator: MNFDLTDFRLILNIAETQNLTRAAERTFLSTPAASNRIKNLEHIWGLKVLERSSQGVELTEVGQVYLKYAKSVYHEIECLKGELSKFNALIQGRLSIVANTTAIAEYIPTTLSEYLISHPHVDVNLKEMLSEDIVNIVADKRADIGIISGNIDTRNLQTIPLISSQLVLIAPKQHLILQSSNVTLANAIQYSLVTLHEGSAIQIFLNKLSQQLNKKINIRVQVSSYDSVCQMVAAGAGIAIIPLAAFQRLQHIHPNIEYRNIDEKWAHRGFQICAINFDDISQFAKDFIQCLTSHIQNNVTQV, encoded by the coding sequence ATGAATTTTGACCTGACTGATTTTCGACTCATTCTCAATATTGCTGAAACCCAAAATTTAACCCGCGCTGCAGAAAGGACGTTTTTATCGACACCTGCCGCAAGTAATCGTATTAAAAATTTAGAGCATATCTGGGGACTAAAGGTTTTGGAGCGTTCCTCACAAGGGGTTGAACTCACCGAAGTCGGACAAGTCTATTTAAAGTATGCAAAATCGGTTTACCATGAAATAGAATGTCTTAAAGGCGAATTATCGAAATTTAATGCCTTAATCCAAGGCCGGCTCTCAATCGTTGCCAATACCACGGCGATTGCCGAATATATTCCAACCACCTTATCCGAGTATTTAATCAGCCACCCACATGTTGATGTCAACCTCAAAGAAATGCTCAGTGAGGATATTGTCAATATCGTTGCCGATAAACGAGCAGATATTGGGATTATTTCAGGGAATATTGACACTCGAAATTTGCAAACAATTCCGCTGATTTCCTCGCAACTTGTTTTGATTGCCCCTAAACAGCATCTGATTTTGCAATCGTCCAATGTGACTTTAGCCAATGCCATTCAATACTCTCTTGTCACTTTACATGAAGGGAGTGCCATTCAAATTTTTCTAAATAAACTTTCTCAGCAGTTAAATAAAAAAATTAATATTCGTGTACAAGTTTCCAGCTATGACTCAGTCTGCCAAATGGTCGCTGCTGGGGCAGGTATCGCCATTATTCCACTGGCTGCTTTTCAACGCTTGCAACATATTCACCCGAATATTGAATACCGAAATATTGATGAGAAATGGGCACATCGTGGCTTTCAAATCTGTGCCATTAATTTTGATGATATCAGTCAGTTTGCCAAAGACTTTATCCAGTGTTTGACTTCACACATTCAAAATAATGTAACGCAAGTTTAA
- a CDS encoding CaiB/BaiF CoA transferase family protein, translated as MQPLEGITVLALEHAIAAPFCTRQLADLGARVIKIERPDGGDFARAYDERVKGMSSHFVWTNRSKESLALDLKAPQSQPILAKLLAKADVLVQNLAPGAAARLGLSFEQLHAQFPQLIVCDISGYGDDPVHAGPYRDKKAYDLLIQSESGFLSITGTPQQQVKAGCSIADISAGMYAYSNILAALIERQQTGLGRRIDISMLESMTEWMGFPLYYSFEQQAAPPKSGAAHATIFPYGPFATGDEKQVLFAVQNHREWCLFCEIVLEAPDLANNPHYINNSSRIENRALLTAIIVKKFAQHTQREIIALLEQAHIANAGVNTLADLWQHPQLQARQRWDLVDSPVGPLPALKPVGRTAPEDYQMTAIPALGQHTAKILAELALD; from the coding sequence ATGCAGCCACTTGAGGGCATTACCGTACTGGCGTTGGAGCATGCCATTGCAGCCCCGTTTTGCACACGACAGTTGGCCGATTTAGGTGCACGTGTGATTAAAATTGAACGCCCAGATGGTGGGGACTTTGCCCGTGCTTATGATGAGCGCGTTAAAGGCATGTCCTCACATTTTGTCTGGACCAATCGCTCAAAAGAAAGTCTAGCACTCGATCTAAAAGCCCCACAATCGCAACCCATTTTAGCCAAACTCTTGGCCAAAGCCGATGTATTGGTTCAAAATTTAGCACCCGGTGCTGCAGCACGTTTGGGACTATCCTTTGAACAACTTCATGCGCAATTTCCGCAACTGATTGTCTGTGACATTTCAGGTTATGGCGATGATCCTGTGCATGCTGGCCCATACCGCGATAAAAAAGCCTATGACTTGCTCATTCAAAGTGAATCAGGCTTTTTATCAATTACTGGTACGCCTCAGCAACAGGTTAAAGCAGGCTGTTCGATTGCTGATATTTCTGCGGGTATGTATGCCTATAGCAATATTCTCGCGGCATTAATAGAACGTCAGCAAACTGGATTGGGTCGCCGCATTGATATTTCGATGCTCGAAAGCATGACGGAATGGATGGGCTTCCCACTCTATTATAGTTTTGAACAACAGGCTGCTCCGCCTAAATCGGGTGCTGCGCATGCCACGATCTTTCCCTACGGCCCCTTTGCAACAGGTGATGAAAAACAAGTACTGTTTGCCGTACAGAATCATAGAGAATGGTGTTTATTTTGTGAAATCGTCTTAGAAGCCCCTGATTTAGCAAATAATCCACACTATATAAACAATTCAAGTCGTATTGAAAATCGCGCGTTATTAACCGCAATCATTGTTAAAAAATTCGCGCAACACACACAAAGAGAAATTATTGCTTTGCTGGAACAAGCACATATTGCCAATGCTGGGGTCAACACCTTGGCAGATTTGTGGCAACACCCGCAATTGCAGGCTCGACAGCGTTGGGATCTGGTCGATAGTCCAGTGGGGCCGCTTCCCGCCCTGAAACCGGTTGGTCGAACGGCCCCAGAAGACTATCAAATGACCGCAATACCGGCACTTGGACAACACACTGCAAAAATTTTGGCTGAGTTGGCTCTTGACTAG
- a CDS encoding FAS1-like dehydratase domain-containing protein, whose product MQNFAEWIGNKQILADRCEQRSITMLQALFNKKDQPLNAMPHLFHWMNFLHVVNQAEIGTDGHPNKGDFLPPIPFPRRMWAGGRLEFFQPILIGQVLRRVSEISNIQFKQGKTGELYFVTVDHFIYANDILAIKEQQDIVYKTATPSTHVQPKPSKVIEQPVLHYSFKHQQQLDSTALFRYSALTFNGHKIHYDRPYSMQVEGYLGLVVHGPLLATLLMQALQDHVPQQHILSFEFRANKPVFDFNTFYICGDIQAETAQLWIELEDGSIAMQAKATFQEA is encoded by the coding sequence ATGCAAAATTTTGCAGAATGGATTGGCAACAAACAAATTTTAGCAGACCGCTGTGAACAACGTTCTATCACGATGTTACAGGCGCTGTTCAACAAGAAAGATCAACCCCTCAATGCAATGCCCCATCTTTTTCATTGGATGAACTTTTTACATGTGGTCAATCAGGCGGAAATTGGCACAGACGGTCATCCCAATAAAGGTGATTTTTTACCGCCCATTCCCTTTCCACGCCGAATGTGGGCAGGTGGTCGTCTTGAGTTTTTCCAACCTATTTTAATCGGGCAAGTACTGCGTCGTGTTTCTGAAATTTCAAATATTCAGTTTAAACAAGGCAAAACAGGTGAGCTGTACTTTGTGACTGTCGACCATTTTATTTATGCCAATGATATTTTAGCCATTAAAGAACAACAGGACATCGTCTATAAGACCGCAACGCCAAGTACTCATGTTCAGCCAAAGCCAAGCAAAGTAATAGAACAACCAGTATTACATTATAGTTTTAAACATCAACAACAGCTGGATAGCACCGCCCTATTTCGCTATTCGGCCTTGACCTTTAATGGTCATAAAATTCATTATGATCGCCCCTATAGTATGCAAGTCGAAGGCTATCTGGGACTGGTGGTCCATGGCCCACTGCTTGCGACCTTGTTAATGCAAGCGCTGCAAGACCACGTGCCGCAACAACACATTCTCAGCTTTGAATTCCGTGCCAATAAGCCCGTATTTGACTTTAATACATTTTATATTTGTGGGGATATTCAAGCGGAGACAGCTCAGCTTTGGATTGAGCTTGAAGATGGCAGTATTGCCATGCAAGCCAAAGCAACATTTCAGGAGGCTTAA
- a CDS encoding HpcH/HpaI aldolase/citrate lyase family protein — protein MQTHYRSFLFVPANRNERYLKALQSGTDAVIIDLEDAVPIALKVTAREILKQWLIQHPEFKVMIRVNAFDTEWFAADIQLAQFANVSAIILPKAEHELAFTAIQQVRELAIYPIIETPYGMSSVEKIAHFSGVKALMFGSIDFQLEMDMQGDFLELLYFRNRIVLASKLAGLDSPIDGVTADFSNTDLIKTETLQAKKLGFQAKLCIHPRQVNIVNDAFKATQAEIQWAIEVLDAVQANQGQTISLHGKMIDKPIIAKAEKILSQVT, from the coding sequence ATGCAGACTCACTATCGTTCGTTTTTATTTGTTCCCGCGAACCGCAATGAGCGCTATCTTAAAGCGCTTCAAAGCGGGACGGATGCAGTCATTATTGACTTAGAAGATGCGGTGCCAATCGCACTCAAAGTTACAGCCCGTGAAATACTCAAACAATGGCTCATTCAGCATCCAGAATTTAAAGTCATGATTCGAGTCAATGCTTTTGATACCGAATGGTTTGCAGCAGATATTCAACTGGCTCAATTTGCCAATGTCAGTGCGATTATACTGCCTAAGGCAGAGCATGAGCTGGCATTTACTGCAATCCAACAGGTTCGTGAACTGGCGATTTATCCCATTATCGAAACCCCTTATGGGATGTCCAGCGTAGAGAAGATCGCACATTTTTCAGGTGTTAAAGCCTTAATGTTCGGTTCAATCGACTTCCAACTGGAAATGGATATGCAGGGTGATTTTCTCGAATTGTTGTATTTCCGCAATAGGATCGTGCTGGCATCCAAACTAGCAGGTTTAGACAGTCCTATCGATGGTGTCACTGCCGATTTTTCCAATACCGATCTGATCAAGACTGAAACGCTGCAAGCTAAAAAACTCGGTTTCCAAGCCAAGTTATGCATCCATCCCCGTCAGGTCAATATCGTCAATGATGCATTTAAAGCAACGCAAGCCGAAATTCAATGGGCGATTGAAGTACTGGATGCAGTGCAAGCCAATCAAGGCCAAACCATCAGTTTACATGGCAAAATGATTGATAAACCAATTATTGCAAAAGCTGAAAAAATATTAAGCCAAGTAACTTAA